One stretch of Arthrobacter polaris DNA includes these proteins:
- a CDS encoding lytic transglycosylase domain-containing protein gives MTKHLPQLRRFLAVSVAAGXLLASGVTAVPAQAEDAPPAGFPSWADVEQAKGNAAATAAEVTKISHLLDSLEADAGVLGTAAVKAGANYALTQQKLDVATAEVDVLKAQAQRAAEQAGKYKRXVVAVAVQSYKTGGTGLGXFTTISALESPESLNGIDMLHQVGEQAAIKYARANQSQASANALEKTRAGAQTAQQQLATAASDSRDVAVAAQTAVTDQLSAXKTHSTTLVSQLAALNNTTVATEQEFRXGQVALAAYEQAQTAKRQAAQAEAAKRQAAQDEAARRAAAEIENAAAAEASNHTRYPQSCSRACTSQPSAQPRVAHPVPEPVLPPAPVDPNPDDGYIPVDVLLPNIPGGAVNDPAGAQAYASLRLGSFGWAQDQFQCLNQLWERESNWRTNATNPYSGAYGIAQALPPGKYSTAGPDWLTNYRTQIDWGLGYMXNRYGSPCGAWSHSQTVGWY, from the coding sequence ATGACTAAGCACCTGCCTCAACTTCGTCGATTCCTGGCCGTATCCGTCGCGGCCGGTNNTTTGCTTGCCTCTGGGGTGACGGCCGTGCCGGCTCAAGCCGAAGACGCACCGCCGGCAGGCTTCCCGAGTTGGGCGGACGTGGAGCAAGCTAAGGGCAATGCCGCGGCCACTGCTGCTGAAGTCACCAAGATTTCACACTTGCTGGACTCCTTGGAAGCGGACGCCGGTGTGCTAGGAACTGCCGCAGTGAAAGCTGGGGCCAATTATGCCCTCACTCAACAAAAGCTGGATGTGGCAACGGCCGAAGTGGATGTCCTCAAGGCCCAAGCACAACGCGCGGCTGAACAAGCCGGGAAGTACAAAAGANNTGTCGTGGCCGTCGCCGTGCAAAGCTACAAAACTGGTGGTACCGGGCTTGGTATNTTTACCACGATCTCAGCGTTGGAATCTCCAGAAAGCCTCAATGGCATTGACATGCTGCACCAAGTGGGCGAACAAGCAGCCATCAAATACGCAAGGGCCAACCAATCCCAAGCGAGTGCAAACGCGTTGGAAAAGACCAGAGCGGGTGCACAAACAGCACAGCAACAATTAGCAACAGCGGCTTCAGATAGCAGGGACGTTGCCGTCGCCGCACAAACCGCCGTGACCGATCAACTCTCCGCTCANAAGACGCACAGCACCACCCTTGTCTCCCAGCTCGCCGCACTGAACAACACCACTGTGGCCACGGAGCAAGAGTTCAGACANGGGCAAGTGGCACTTGCCGCCTACGAGCAAGCTCAGACGGCTAAGCGCCAAGCAGCTCAGGCCGAGGCTGCCAAGCGCCAAGCCGCCCAGGACGAGGCTGCCCGGCGTGCTGCGGCGGAAATCGAAAATGCCGCTGCNGCTGAAGCCAGTAACCACACCAGGTATCCCCAATCCTGTTCCCGCGCCTGTACGTCCCAACCCAGCGCCCAACCCCGAGTTGCTCATCCTGTTCCCGAGCCTGTGCTCCCGCCGGCTCCTGTGGATCCAAACCCGGATGATGGCTATATTCCCGTTGACGTTCTCCTGCCAAACATCCCTGGTGGNGCGGTCAATGACCCTGCAGGTGCCCAGGCTTACGCATCCTTACGGCTTGGCTCCTTTGGATGGGCGCAGGATCAGTTCCAGTGCTTGAACCAGTTGTGGGAGCGCGAATCCAACTGGCGCACCAATGCCACCAACCCCTATAGCGGCGCGTACGGGATCGCACAGGCGCTACCACCTGGCAAATATTCCACCGCAGGTCCTGACTGGCTTACCAATTACCGTACCCAGATCGATTGGGGCCTGGGATACATGAANAACCGTTACGGTTCACCCTGCGGTGCATGGAGCCACTCACAAACTGTTGGATGGTACTGA
- the dapF gene encoding diaminopimelate epimerase, giving the protein MTEDTSPLTGMRFSKGHGTGNDFVLVADPDGVRALTSEQIATLCDRHRGIGADGLIRAIRSHHLPEGLALLADHPSAEWFMDYSNADGSSSEMCGNGVRVFVHFLLMQGLISLGTGEEVAIGTRAGVKRISRTAEGYRVDMGPWDFIYPQMAAQGGRDSLVEAAGLPVGREALSINMGNPHTVVVLADLAELVGIKLTEAPAVTPAPPHGTNVEFAVPAEPLVIDRVGHISLRVHERGVGETLSCGTGACAAAAAIRFGPARRPNEWLVAVPGGVLGVRFXPGPDGREHVELSGPAVIVADGVIA; this is encoded by the coding sequence ATGACTGAGGACACATCACCACTGACAGGCATGCGATTTTCAAAGGGTCACGGAACGGGCAACGACTTTGTGTTGGTAGCCGATCCTGACGGCGTGCGTGCATTGACTTCCGAACAGATCGCTACGCTGTGCGATCGCCACCGGGGTATTGGCGCCGACGGGTTGATTCGAGCCATACGTTCGCACCATCTGCCGGAGGGCCTGGCCCTGTTGGCTGATCATCCCAGCGCCGAGTGGTTCATGGACTACAGCAACGCCGACGGCTCCAGCTCTGAAATGTGTGGCAACGGTGTGCGAGTTTTCGTGCACTTCCTCCTGATGCAGGGACTTATCTCGCTNGGGACCGGGGAGGAAGTGGCCATCGGCACCCGTGCGGGCGTCAAACGTATCTCACGCACTGCCGAGGGCTACCGTGTGGACATGGGTCCCTGGGATTTCATTTATCCACAGATGGCTGCCCAGGGCGGGCGCGATTCGTTAGTCGAGGCCGCCGGGCTGCCGGTGGGACGTGAGGCGTTGTCCATCAACATGGGCAATCCCCATACAGTTGTGGTGCTAGCGGACCTCGCGGAGCTGGTTGGAATAAAGCTGACAGAGGCTCCGGCAGTCACCCCGGCACCACCACACGGAACCAACGTGGAATTTGCTGTGCCCGCTGAGCCCCTGGTGATTGACCGCGTCGGACACATTAGTTTACGCGTGCACGAACGCGGCGTNGGGGAGACTTTGTCCTGCGGGACAGGGGCCTGCGCCGCCGCTGCGGCCATCCGCTTTGGGCCGGCTCGGCGCCCCAATGAGTGGTTAGTGGCTGTCCCCGGNGGCGTGCTCGGGGTACGGTTCTTNCCCGGCCCGGACGGGCGCGAGCATGTTGAACTCAGCGGCCCGGCCGTCATCGTAGCCGACGGTGTTATCGCCTAG
- a CDS encoding ATP-dependent DNA helicase — protein sequence MPDTEFSQQALDLLDRAVEAMGGQRRDGQHEMVARVVAAIESGDHLLVQAGTGTGKSLAYLIPLIVNALTSEKPAVVATATLALQAQIVGRDVPRLLAALAPVLPRTIDVALVKGRSNYVCKXKLGGGFPTEDTAEGALFNLGEDTSVAHLPGASAGPTSQLGKEVVRLREWAQESDTGDRDELVPGVTDKAWRQVSVTSMECLGATKCPLATECFSELARARGAEADIVVTNHAMLAISAFEGIAVLPDYDVVVVDEAHELQDRVTGAVTGQLSVQMVQAAASSTRKHTGVPVDALHASATALDMVFAGTAEGLLPNGLNDGQSQAIEQVRDAVRAALSDSKPDGNAAADGGRSIARSRLNLIFDLCERLLAANDSREVVWASRPGTFAPGKGYQKADPNEPAVINIAPLSVAMKLREGLFADRTVVLTSATLAIGESFQATAGLGLLGPSAPAWTGVDVGSPXDYPKQGMLYVAAHLQKPGFGMSPEQLDELGALITAAGGGTLALFSSRRAAEDAAEKLRKKLKVKILCQGDSSMSGLIKEFAEESDTCLFGTMSLWQGVDVQGASCRLVVIDRIPFPRPDDPLVTARARAVAQSGGDGFIAISATHAAVRLAQGGAFDPPSEDRGVVAVLDSRLANASYGGFLRAALPPFWATKDRTVALSALTRLSGH from the coding sequence ATGCCTGACACTGAATTTTCCCAACAAGCACTGGACCTATTGGACAGGGCAGTTGAGGCTATGGGCGGCCAGCGTCGCGACGGCCAGCACGAAATGGTGGCCCGGGTGGTTGCTGCCATCGAAAGCGGTGACCACCTGCTCGTGCAGGCAGGCACCGGCACAGGTAAGTCTCTTGCCTACCTGATCCCCTTGATTGTCAATGCCCTCACAAGCGAGAAACCGGCAGTGGTTGCCACTGCTACGTTGGCGCTACAAGCCCAGATTGTGGGCCGCGACGTNCCCCGGCTTTTAGCAGCCCTTGCGCCAGTGCTGCCGCGCACCATTGATGTGGCCCTGGTCAAAGGCCGCAGCAACTATGTGTGCAAACANAAACTCGGTGGAGGGTTCCCCACCGAAGACACGGCCGAAGGTGCCTTGTTCAACTTGGGTGAAGATACCAGCGTGGCCCATCTGCCAGGCGCCAGTGCAGGCCCTACCTCACAGTTGGGTAAGGAAGTGGTACGTCTGCGCGAATGGGCGCAAGAGAGCGACACNGGGGACAGGGACGAGCTAGTTCCCGGTGTCACGGATAAGGCCTGGCGGCAGGTCTCTGTGACATCCATGGAATGCTTGGGTGCNACAAAATGCCCACTCGCCACCGAGTGCTTTTCTGAACTCGCCCGCGCCCGTGGTGCCGAGGCTGACATTGTTGTGACAAACCACGCCATGCTCGCCATCAGCGCCTTTGAAGGCATCGCTGTTCTGCCCGATTACGATGTGGTAGTTGTTGATGAGGCCCACGAGCTTCAAGACAGGGTCACTGGTGCCGTCACCGGACAGCTATCAGTACAGATGGTCCAAGCAGCCGCATCCAGTACCCGTAAACACACAGGTGTCCCCGTAGACGCCCTCCATGCAAGTGCGACAGCTCTTGACATGGTTTTCGCCGGAACCGCTGAAGGACTGCTCCCCAATGGGCTCAACGATGGCCAAAGTCAAGCAATAGAACAAGTCCGTGACGCCGTCCGGGCGGCGCTGTCGGATTCAAAGCCAGACGGAAACGCAGCAGCAGACGGTGGACGCTCCATCGCCAGGTCCCGGCTGAATTTGATCTTCGATCTGTGCGAACGTTTACTCGCAGCTAATGACTCCCGNGAAGTTGTGTGGGCTTCACGCCCGGGCACCTTTGCNCCCGGGAAGGGCTATCAGAAAGCCGACCCCAACGAACCTGCCGTCATCAACATTGCTCCACTGAGCGTAGCCATGAAGCTGCGAGAGGGACTATTTGCTGACCGTACAGTGGTGCTGACCTCGGCAACGCTGGCTATCGGGGAGTCATTTCAGGCCACCGCAGGGCTGGGGCTGTTGGGTCCCAGCGCGCCGGCTTGGACAGGTGTCGATGTAGGTTCCCCTNNTGACTACCCAAAACAGGGCATGCTGTATGTGGCGGCCCATCTGCAAAAGCCTGGTTTCGGCATGTCACCGGAGCAATTGGATGAACTGGGTGCACTCATTACAGCTGCCGGTGGCGGGACATTGGCGTTGTTCTCATCACGACGGGCGGCAGAAGATGCCGCAGAGAAACTGCGTAAGAAACTCAAAGTCAAAATCTTATGTCAGGGTGATTCATCAATGTCTGGGCTCATCAAGGAATTTGCTGAAGAATCAGACACCTGTCTGTTCGGCACCATGTCACTGTGGCAGGGTGTGGACGTTCAAGGAGCCTCGTGCAGACTTGTTGTCATCGACAGGATTCCCTTTCCTCGCCCGGACGATCCGTTGGTTACCGCCAGGGCACGGGCCGTGGCACAAAGCGGTGGTGACGGCTTTATCGCTATCTCAGCCACACATGCCGCTGTGCGTCTGGCACAGGGTGGGGCGTTTGATCCGCCAAGTGAGGATCGGGGTGTGGTGGCCGTTCTTGACTCCCGGCTAGCCAACGCCAGTTACGGTGGCTTCCTTAGGGCTGCGCTGCCGCCGTTTTGGGCCACCAAAGACAGGACCGTGGCACTCTCGGCACTGACCAGGCTTTCCGGTCACTAA
- the hflX gene encoding GTPase HflX, with translation MSNASANNGSDDNVLPKHGANETTSDSTGQSEQELSVAEIEAVIDRILAKDAAAGRAVREDEQVQAQDPYQGTPSKRPLSGQAQAVSSLDFQHSRFDGDQSELADRKALRRQASLSTELEDVSEVEYRQLRLERVVLAGLWSQGTMADAENSLRELAALAETAGSEVLDGLVQRRAKPDPATYLGTGKAQELKEIVHATGADTVIIDGDLAPSQRRTLEEVVKVKVIDRTALIXDIFAQHAQSREGRAQVELAQMEYLLPRLRGWGESMSRQAGGRVGAAGGGIGSRGPGETKMELDRRKIRTRMAKLRREIAGMRPARETKRANRKRNNVPSVAIAGYTNAGKSSLLNRLTDAGVLVENALFATLDPTVRKTETADGLGYTLVDTVGFVRALPTQLVEAFRSTLEEVADADLILHIVDASHPDPEGQISAVRTVFAEVGALQIPEIIILNKADIADPFVVERLRQHESRTVVISARTGQGIEELLEAISAAIPHPSVTLTLLIPYDRGDVLNKLHRSDAEIISVEHGEHGTLAHVRVREDLAAEVEPFVQHA, from the coding sequence ATGTCCAACGCATCTGCAAATAATGGTTCCGACGACAACGTGCTGCCCAAGCACGGCGCGAACGAAACAACATCTGACAGCACTGGCCAATCCGAGCAGGAGTTGTCCGTAGCTGAGATTGAAGCCGTCATCGATCGGATCTTGGCCAAGGACGCGGCCGCTGGCCGCGCCGTGCGTGAGGACGAGCAGGTCCAGGCACAGGACCCCTACCAGGGGACACCCTCAAAACGTCCGCTGTCCGGGCAGGCGCAGGCTGTCTCATCCCTTGATTTCCAGCACAGCCGTTTTGATGGGGACCAAAGCGAATTAGCTGACCGCAAGGCGCTGCGACGTCAAGCAAGCTTGTCTACCGAACTGGAGGACGTCTCCGAAGTTGAGTACCGCCAGCTCCGGCTGGAACGGGTAGTCCTCGCCGGACTATGGTCCCAAGGGACCATGGCTGATGCTGAAAACTCACTGCGGGAATTGGCGGCACTGGCTGAGACAGCTGGTTCTGAAGTGCTGGACGGTCTTGTCCAGCGCCGCGCAAAGCCAGACCCTGCCACGTACTTGGGAACAGGCAAGGCGCAAGAACTCAAAGAGATTGTGCACGCCACTGGCGCTGACACGGTCATTATTGACGGCGATCTTGCTCCTTCCCAACGGCGTACCTTGGAAGAAGTGGTCAAGGTCAAAGTCATTGACAGGACAGCTTTGATCTTNGATATTTTCGCCCAGCACGCCCAGTCCCGTGAAGGCCGCGCCCAGGTTGAGCTGGCACAGATGGAATACCTCCTGCCACGACTGCGAGGTTGGGGTGAATCCATGTCTCGCCAGGCAGGTGGGCGTGTGGGTGCCGCTGGTGGCGGAATCGGTTCCCGCGGTCCCGGCGAAACGAAGATGGAACTGGATAGGCGCAAGATCCGTACCCGGATGGCCAAACTACGCCGCGAAATTGCTGGTATGCGCCCAGCCAGGGAGACCAAGCGGGCTAACCGAAAACGCAACAATGTGCCCTCGGTGGCTATTGCTGGATACACAAACGCCGGCAAATCTTCTTTGCTGAACCGGTTGACTGATGCTGGTGTGCTCGTGGAGAACGCGTTGTTCGCCACCCTTGACCCCACCGTGCGGAAAACCGAAACCGCCGATGGCTTGGGCTACACATTGGTAGATACTGTCGGCTTTGTGCGCGCGTTGCCCACTCAGTTGGTCGAGGCGTTCAGATCAACGCTAGAAGAAGTCGCCGACGCGGACCTGATATTGCATATTGTGGATGCCTCACATCCGGATCCAGAAGGTCAGATCTCGGCAGTGCGCACAGTATTTGCCGAAGTTGGCGCATTGCAAATTCCTGAAATCATCATCTTGAACAAGGCTGATATTGCCGATCCNTTTGTTGTTGAACGGTTGCGACAGCACGAATCCCGCACAGTGGTTATTTCTGCACGCACCGGCCAAGGCATTGAAGAACTTCTTGAAGCCATCAGTGCAGCAATTCCACACCCCAGCGTCACCTTGACCCTGCTGATTCCCTATGACCGCGGCGACGTGTTGAACAAATTGCACCGCAGTGACGCTGAGATCATCAGTGTGGAACACGGTGAGCACGGCACGTTGGCTCACGTTCGGGTGCGCGAAGATCTAGCTGCCGAGGTTGAACCGTTTGTCCAACATGCCTGA
- the lexA gene encoding transcriptional repressor LexA: MALPDPPHRIPQAPSRAGMKGLTVRQXKILECIQRSIADKGYPPSMREIGDSVGLASLSSVTHQLTQLERHGYLRRDPKRPRAMEVLIPLVLDNGEVEIEGXSSPSKLRSSXGLNFAELSSSSDTAFVPLVGRIAAGGPILADQSVDDIMPLPRQIVGSGELFMLKVHGDSMIDAAICDGDWVVIRQQNTANNGEIVAALLEDEATVKTFRQRDGHTWLLPQNTRYEPILGDHATIMGKVVSVLRSL, encoded by the coding sequence ATGGCGCTTCCAGACCCTCCGCACCGCATCCCTCAGGCGCCCAGTCGCGCCGGAATGAAGGGATTGACAGTCCGGCAANAGAAGATCCTTGAGTGCATCCAGCGCTCGATTGCGGATAAGGGCTACCCTCCCTCCATGCGGGAAATTGGCGACTCAGTGGGGCTGGCCAGCTTGTCCAGCGTCACGCACCAATTGACGCAACTCGAACGCCACGGTTACTTGCGGCGTGACCCCAAGCGTCCCCGTGCCATGGAAGTTCTCATCCCGCTTGTGCTGGACAACGGCGAAGTTGAGATTGAAGGGNTCAGCTCACCTTCTAAACTGCGCAGCTCANATGGCCTAAACTTTGCCGAACTCAGCAGTTCCTCGGACACAGCGTTTGTTCCACTAGTGGGACGCATTGCAGCTGGTGGACCCATCCTGGCTGATCAGTCCGTGGATGACATCATGCCGCTACCGCGGCAGATAGTGGGTAGCGGCGAGCTGTTTATGCTCAAGGTCCACGGTGATTCCATGATCGACGCCGCCATCTGCGACGGTGACTGGGTGGTTATCCGCCAGCAGAATACCGCTAACAATGGCGAAATCGTGGCTGCACTATTAGAAGATGAAGCGACAGTGAAGACCTTCCGGCAGCGTGACGGTCACACGTGGCTGCTGCCTCAAAACACGCGTTATGAGCCCATCCTTGGCGACCACGCAACTATCATGGGTAAAGTCGTCTCAGTACTGCGCAGCCTGTAA
- a CDS encoding LysM peptidoglycan-binding domain-containing protein, translating to MFVGIPAMTSAAIVLFASLAIVFGSLASPAHASVEYAPVEMADYAMSVTVLQGDSLWSIASAAHPNGNIREVVREIVALNQLGTGVLQAGQRLYVPIRR from the coding sequence GTGTTTGTCGGTATTCCTGCCATGACGTCCGCTGCCATCGTGCTGTTTGCGTCCCTGGCTATTGTGTTCGGGTCTTTGGCTTCTCCTGCTCATGCTTCCGTTGAGTATGCACCGGTGGAAATGGCCGACTACGCCATGTCCGTGACGGTTCTGCAAGGCGACAGTCTCTGGAGCATTGCCAGCGCCGCCCATCCGAACGGAAATATTCGAGAAGTAGTCCGCGAAATCGTGGCCTTGAACCAGCTGGGCACCGGGGTGCTGCAGGCCGGACAGCGCCTGTACGTGCCCATCCGCAGATAA
- the miaB gene encoding tRNA (N6-isopentenyl adenosine(37)-C2)-methylthiotransferase MiaB: MSLIQDSVDTSASPASQPRTYQVRTYGCQMNVHDSERMAGLLETAGLVAVEEAGPGRILDANGEAIPDVVVFNTCAVRENADNKLYGNLGMLAHIKESNPGMQIAVGGCLAQKDRDTIQRRAPWVDVVFGTHNVGALPVLLERARHNADAQMEILESLEVFPLTLPTRRDAVYSGWVSISVGCNNTCTFCIVPSLRGKERDRRPGEILAEIQALVDDGAIEITLLGQNVNSYGVEFGDNXAFGKLLRACGAIEGLERLRFTSPHPAAFSDDVIAAMAATPNVMPQLHMPLQSGSDKVLKDMRRSYRSAKFLGILEKVREQIPYASISTDIIVGFPGETEEDFQDTLKVVEKSRFATAFTYQYSKRPGTPAADLPDQLSKEVVQERFLRLTALQDKISAQENAQQIGREVEVMVTANSGRKAAQTNRLSGRAQDQRLVHFSVPEGAPTPRPGDLVTVTITDAAAFHLVADPASAADYKLRRSRAGDAWDLAQAESCGTPVAGTAEGARPKVSLGMPSLPVRTA, translated from the coding sequence GTGAGCCTGATCCAAGACAGCGTAGATACGTCCGCCAGCCCAGCCAGCCAACCTCGCACCTACCAGGTGCGTACTTATGGTTGCCAAATGAACGTCCATGACTCCGAACGCATGGCCGGACTTCTGGAGACGGCAGGGCTTGTTGCCGTCGAAGAGGCAGGNCCCGGGCGAATTCTTGATGCCAACGGTGAAGCCATACCGGACGTCGTGGTGTTCAACACCTGCGCCGTGCGTGAGAACGCCGATAATAAGCTGTACGGCAACCTCGGCATGCTCGCACACATTAAAGAGTCCAACCCCGGTATGCAGATTGCAGTGGGTGGCTGCCTCGCGCAGAAAGACCGCGACACCATTCAGAGGCGGGCGCCCTGGGTTGATGTGGTCTTTGGTACGCATAATGTTGGCGCCCTGCCGGTGCTGCTAGAACGCGCCCGCCACAACGCAGATGCACAGATGGAGATTCTGGAGTCGCTGGAGGTNTTTCCNTTGACGCTTCCCACCAGGCGCGATGCGGTGTACTCGGGCTGGGTTAGCATCTCCGTTGGCTGCAATAATACGTGCACATTTTGTATTGTGCCGTCGCTACGTGGCAAAGAGCGAGACCGTCGCCCCGGAGAAATTCTTGCGGAAATCCAAGCCCTGGTTGACGACGGCGCCATTGAAATTACGCTGCTGGGCCAAAACGTCAACTCCTACGGCGTGGAGTTTGGCGACAATTTNGCCTTTGGCAAGCTGCTGCGTGCCTGTGGAGCTATTGAAGGACTGGAACGGCTCCGGTTTACAAGCCCACACCCGGCAGCCTTCAGCGATGATGTCATCGCCGCCATGGCGGCGACCCCTAATGTCATGCCACAATTGCACATGCCCTTGCAGTCAGGATCAGATAAGGTCCTCAAGGACATGCGCCGTTCCTACCGTTCGGCCAAGTTCTTAGGCATCCTGGAGAAGGTACGTGAACAAATCCCGTATGCCTCGATCTCAACAGACATCATTGTCGGGTTTCCTGGAGAGACTGAAGAGGACTTCCAAGACACCCTTAAGGTTGTGGAAAAGTCCCGCTTTGCTACCGCATTCACGTACCAGTACTCCAAACGCCCCGGCACACCCGCCGCTGACCTGCCCGATCAGTTATCCAAGGAAGTAGTTCAGGAACGCTTCTTGCGCCTGACCGCCTTGCAAGACAAGATTTCAGCACAGGAAAATGCCCAGCAGATCGGCCGTGAAGTTGAAGTCATGGTCACAGCAAATTCAGGACGCAAGGCTGCCCAAACGAACAGGCTCTCCGGACGCGCCCAAGATCAGCGTCTGGTGCACTTTAGTGTTCCAGAAGGCGCNCCCACACCGCGCCCCGGCGATCTCGTCACAGTCACCATCACCGATGCCGCAGCATTCCATTTGGTAGCCGACCCCGCCAGTGCGGCCGATTACAAACTGCGCCGCTCCCGTGCNGGGGACGCTTGGGACTTGGCCCAGGCTGAGTCCTGCGGCACNCCCGTTGCCGGCACAGCCGAAGGCGCTAGGCCAAAAGTCAGTCTCGGCATGCCCTCGCTGCCTGTCCGCACGGCGTGA
- the miaA gene encoding tRNA (adenosine(37)-N6)-dimethylallyltransferase MiaA: protein MATPLLDETLPVVAVVGPTGSGKSELALALAEHFNGEAINADSMQFYRGMDIGTAKLPLAQRRGIAHHLMDFLSVREDTTVAAYQHLARTAIAEVRSRGKLPILVGGSGLYIRAALDVLEXPGTDPVIRAALESELETAGLPVMMARLQDVDPVSAARISDGKRXVRALEVHALTGRAFSSFMPERDYLCPTVQIGLNGDRAGLHQRLARRVHTMVEHGLQDEVESLVSQGLREGRTAHKALGYQQFLRVIDGESTAPVAAEETIVATRQFARRQLTWFRADPRVQWLDWAQPDLTRAAVALVLQAQGGSNQ, encoded by the coding sequence GTGGCCACACCACTTTTAGATGAAACCCTGCCCGTGGTCGCCGTTGTTGGCCCCACCGGTTCTGGCAAGTCAGAGCTGGCCCTGGCGCTGGCGGAGCATTTCAACGGCGAAGCCATCAACGCCGATTCCATGCAGTTTTACCGCGGGATGGACATTGGCACGGCCAAGCTTCCATTGGCTCAACGTCGTGGTATTGCACATCACCTCATGGACTTTCTGAGCGTACGTGAGGACACTACGGTGGCGGCCTACCAGCACCTGGCCCGGACGGCCATTGCTGAGGTTCGTTCACGCGGTAAGTTGCCCATCCTTGTGGGCGGCTCCGGCCTCTACATCAGAGCGGCGCTTGATGTCCTTGAGTTNCCCGGCACCGACCCGGTTATACGGGCTGCGCTTGAAAGCGAACTAGAAACTGCCGGGCTGCCGGTGATGATGGCGCGGCTGCAAGATGTAGACCCAGTGTCGGCAGCCCGTATCAGCGACGGCAAGCGTNNGGTGCGTGCCCTTGAAGTCCACGCACTAACAGGGCGTGCCTTCAGTTCTTTCATGCCTGAACGGGATTATCTGTGCCCCACTGTGCAGATTGGGCTCAACGGTGACCGGGCCGGACTGCATCAGCGGTTAGCTCGCCGGGTCCACACCATGGTGGAGCATGGCCTGCAGGATGAGGTGGAATCGCTGGTTAGCCAAGGCCTGCGCGAGGGGCGCACAGCACATAAGGCCTTGGGATATCAGCAATTTCTACGTGTCATTGACGGTGAGTCCACCGCACCTGTCGCCGCTGAGGAAACCATCGTGGCTACCCGGCAATTTGCCCGCCGCCAACTCACCTGGTTCCGTGCAGATCCCCGGGTGCAATGGCTTGACTGGGCTCAGCCGGATCTAACCCGGGCAGCTGTGGCTCTAGTGCTCCAGGCACAGGGTGGGTCGAATCAATAG
- a CDS encoding class I SAM-dependent methyltransferase yields MGTQGAEHYFSSQPSTPMKRRPLSVVLAGEARQLQTAGGIFSPDGVDKGTTILLSEAPPPSXEGNLLDIGCGWXPIALSLALRSPQXTVYAVDVNERSIELTQDNAKALGLKNVRASTPEAVDPELRFTTIWSNXPIRVGKSELHSILLMWLPRLAHNGTAYLVVQXNLGSDSLQRWLLGELTEQFXEAGFTVVRDSTNKAFRILRVTRRNP; encoded by the coding sequence ATGGGTACTCAGGGTGCAGAGCACTATTTCAGTTCACAACCGTCGACGCCGATGAAACGCCGTCCCCTCAGCGTGGTTTTAGCTGGCGAGGCACGCCAGCTTCAGACCGCGGGAGGCATCTTCAGCCCGGATGGTGTGGACAAGGGCACAACTATTTTGCTCTCAGAAGCACCACCGCCCTCCNCCGAGGGCAATTTGTTGGACATTGGCTGCGGCTGGNGGCCCATTGCCCTGAGCTTGGCTCTTCGCTCCCCGCAGNCAACCGTTTACGCCGTTGACGTCAACGAGCGCTCCATCGAGTTGACCCAGGACAATGCCAAAGCGCTGGGTCTGAAGAATGTTCGTGCATCAACGCCTGAGGCCGTTGACCCGGAACTGCGTTTCACTACCATTTGGTCCAACNCCCCGATCCGGGTGGGCAAGTCCGAACTGCATTCCATCCTGCTCATGTGGCTACCACGCCTTGCCCACAACGGCACCGCCTACCTAGTGGTCCAANAGAACCTCGGCTCCGATTCCCTGCAGCGCTGGCTCCTTGGCGAGCTGACCGAGCAGTTCNCGGAGGCAGGATTCACAGTAGTCCGTGACTCCACCAACAAAGCATTTCGGATTCTGCGCGTGACCCGGCGCAACCCTTAG